One Cellulomonas sp. NS3 genomic region harbors:
- a CDS encoding mechanosensitive ion channel family protein, with protein sequence MLVTGSSLRWVTVAPEGESRELSRAGSGLELPAIEPRQLAIGAGVVVVGILLARLVRVMVRWWLARRHTPSYARVFSTLAAFLLGALAVGAGLTVAFPSVQPVDVLGGLGIVSVAIGIAFQNVLANLFAGVIILVREPFTAGDQIAVGATQGTVEEVNLRETVVRTFDGRRVLVPNSTVHGEVLTVQTGYAHIRTTVTIGVDYSTDLGRARSIALDAVRRVPGVADDPPPECLLTELAPSTINFDLRFWSGARQLEALETRDRVIETVARALIDAKIDMPADIRVVQPSPDLLAAIHRRSAEERTGDRPDEDR encoded by the coding sequence ATGCTTGTCACTGGCTCCTCGCTCCGCTGGGTCACCGTGGCGCCCGAGGGCGAGAGCCGCGAGTTGTCCCGAGCGGGCAGCGGGTTGGAGCTGCCGGCGATCGAGCCACGCCAGCTGGCCATCGGGGCCGGCGTCGTCGTCGTCGGCATCCTGCTCGCGAGGCTGGTGCGTGTGATGGTGCGCTGGTGGCTGGCACGCCGGCACACGCCCTCCTACGCGCGCGTGTTCTCCACGCTCGCTGCCTTCCTTCTGGGCGCCCTCGCGGTCGGCGCGGGCCTGACCGTGGCCTTCCCGAGCGTGCAGCCCGTCGACGTCCTCGGCGGCCTGGGCATCGTGTCTGTGGCCATCGGCATCGCATTCCAGAACGTGCTCGCGAACCTCTTCGCGGGCGTGATCATCCTCGTCCGCGAGCCGTTCACGGCCGGTGACCAGATCGCTGTCGGTGCGACCCAGGGCACGGTCGAGGAGGTGAACCTGCGCGAGACGGTCGTGCGGACGTTCGACGGACGCCGCGTCCTGGTCCCGAACAGCACCGTGCACGGCGAAGTCCTCACCGTCCAGACCGGCTACGCACACATCCGTACGACAGTCACGATCGGCGTCGACTACTCGACCGACCTCGGCCGGGCACGATCGATCGCGCTCGATGCGGTTCGCCGGGTACCCGGCGTGGCGGACGATCCCCCGCCGGAGTGCCTCCTCACCGAGCTCGCGCCGTCGACGATCAACTTCGACCTGCGGTTCTGGTCCGGCGCTCGCCAGCTCGAGGCACTCGAGACACGCGACCGCGTCATCGAGACCGTCGCCCGAGCGCTCATCGATGCGAAGATCGACATGCCCGCCGACATCAGGGTCGTGCAGCCGTCACCCGATCTTCTGGCCGCGATCCACCGACGGTCGGCGGAAGAGCGGACCGGCGACCGACCGGACGAGGACCGCTGA